In the Solea senegalensis isolate Sse05_10M unplaced genomic scaffold, IFAPA_SoseM_1 scf7180000013113, whole genome shotgun sequence genome, one interval contains:
- the sem1 gene encoding 26S proteasome complex subunit SEM1: protein MSEKKQTVDLGLLEEDDEFEEFPVEDWTGLDEDEDAHVWEDNWDDDNVDDDFSNQLRAELEKHGYKMETS from the exons ATGTCAGAGAAGAAACAGACCGTGGACTTGGGTTTACTAGAGGAGGACGATGAATTTGAAGAGTTCCCAGTCGAAG ATTGGACGGGGCTGGATGAAGATGAGGACGCTCATGTTTGGGAGGACAACTGGGATGATGACAACGTAGATGACGATTTTTCCAATCAACTAAG AGCGGAGCTGGAAAAACATGGTTACAAAATGGAGACATCTTAG